From one Solanum stenotomum isolate F172 chromosome 12, ASM1918654v1, whole genome shotgun sequence genomic stretch:
- the LOC125847013 gene encoding uncharacterized protein LOC125847013: MMKQLSVNIPLVEALEQMPGYAKFMKDLVIKKRAVSFELTDKIHHCSVIATISLVQKKKDPGAFTIPCTIGSLEFAKALCDLGASINLMPLVIYKQLGLGIPNPIVMRLMMADRLRNSGLRSGEVPIILGRPFLAIGRALVDIESGEIKFSLNNEEVKFKICRSMKQQ, translated from the exons ATGATGAAACAGCTATCAGTGAACATCCCATTAGTGGAAGCTCTGGAGCAGATGCCAGGATATGCTAAATTCATGAAGGACTTAGTCATAAAGAAAAGAGCTGTAAGTTTTGAATTAACTGACAAGATTCATCACTGTAGTGTTATTGCTACAATATCTCTGGTGCAGAAAAAAAAAGATCCAGGTGCATTCACTATACCTTGCACCATAGGATCACTTGAGTTTGCAAAGGCCCTGTGTGATTTAGGGGCAAGTATAAATCTGATGCCGCTAGTTATTTACAAGCAATTGGGATTGGGGATTCCAAACCCCATTGTGATGAGGTTGATGATGGCAGATAG ACTTCGTAATTCTGGATTGCGAAGTGGTGAGGTTCCCATAATTTTGGGGAGGCCATTTCTAGCTATAGGTCGAGCTTTGGTTGATATTGAGAGTGGAGAGATAAAATTCAGCCTCAACAATGAGGAGGTGAAGTTTAAGATATGCAGGTCTATGAAGCAACAATAA